TTAGGATAGTTCGCCAACGATTGACATTGTATTTATTGTGCTTTAATTTACTTAATAATTGCTTCTCTTAGGTCAAAGATCAGCATATTATTCAAGCACCGAGGTCCGGGATTGTCTAGGGGCAGAGAGTGAATCATATGAACAAGAGATATACATAATTAATCAGGGTTAGTTGAGTTTATACTGGTGATGCAAGACAATGGCTTGTTGCAGTTGGCTGCTGCGTGACAAAACCCAAACTGCATAATCGAATGTGTTAACAAACATCCTTGTAAAGTGTGTGGTTTGAAGTATGGACCATCAGGGCTTTATGATCTTGCCGGCTGAAAGGCATAAACATTCATGATAGTGAGGGTTGGACTCCCCTCCGTGCCAGAGCCTCTTGTGGATACATAGTATATTGCCAGGTGTCTTTTGATTGTGGTTAACGGCCCAGTCAATCCACATACCTGAGTTTTTGATGCTCCGAGAGTCACAAGGCTCAAAGTATGATGTTTGTTTAGTCGTGTCATGTTTTACCACACAGTTTTTGTTCCTTTCATCTCTTTTTTATCAATTGAATGACAGGTCATGTGTATAATTGTGACCAACCAAATAATATCAAAGTCTTCTTTCTAAAAATAAGCAATACATTCTGATTTTAGGTTTCAGGCATCTATCCTGTTATGTTTGTCTGACATGCGGAATCAGGGAAGACCCAATACAGTTAATGCACCTCGGATTGTTTCCTTTATCTCCAGATAAATTTGTTTTCTTCTCATTTGAAGTTTTGAATTTGTTGTCTGCTATGACTAACTTCAATGCTTTAGTGAGTTATGCAACTATAGCCAGCGCAGTTAACTTCAACACGAAGAAGAGTTTTCAGGTATGTGAGTAATTTGCTGGTTCATGGATCTTTCTTTTGTGTAGGTGTGTAGTAAACTTCACACGCTAATTAAACTCATGATCACAAACAACCTCACCCCTTCATTTTCTAAGTGTGTATAGTTTTGAAAATGAATGTCTGTTTACTTATCAGTTACAAATCTCTAACCAAGTGCATGATGTCAGTATCTGCAAAGGGTGTACCCCAAAACGCTTTCAATTGGGAAGGGAAGCATTTTCACATTTGGCACACAAGCTAATATGAACACTCAATAATGTGTACAGCTTTTTTCCAAAATATCAGATGAGGATTTTATCTCACAGcttctgatttttaataaatgatGCAAAGCAAAAGATGTATAACTCACCTAAATACTACCTAAACTATGCTATTATTACACTTCTGGCAATTTCTGAGCTACTTGGGGTAGTCTTCAAGCTTCAAACTAATATTAACATTGGTGATGATCACAATGTATTTCGCACTTCATATTTATTTACAGATGTACAACGTAAGGCCTGAAGTTATCGATTGTGTCATGAGGGAGTGGAAGAGGTTGGAGGAACTAGCAATGAGTGAGGAACATAATCTTATACAGTGTCCAGCCTGTAGCACAAAGCCACACACCATTAAcgttgatggtaactctaagcTATACCGCTATAATAAAGCAGGAGGGTAAGTACTCCTATACTGCCCGAATTTCCAAAGAATATTGATGTATGGCGCTTGTGATTGTCTTTCAAGTAGCACCTATAAGCAgtgttatttataatttttagggTGACTGAGATTGATTATAAGTCTGAGCTCATATTAGACTCTACTGATGTTGACAAAGAGGTTGATAAACTCAGAGGCAGTAAATCAGGCACAGCTGTTCAAGAGGTGAATTAAAATTTGATGGCTCCATTTGGTTCATACTTAGCACTAACTTTCTGTCTCATGAGTACCATAAAAGATAGTTCATCCCAATTGCAACAGTCAAATCACATCTTAGATGTGTTAGACTATTTGGTTGCACAAATATTTAGCTGTTAGTTGGATTAAATAGCAGAAGACCTGTGGTGTTGCATCGGTATAGATGTTATGCATAAACTGCTAGCAGCATACCCAATATTTACAGCAATAATTTGTTGAGTTTTGAATCTCCCTCCCAAGATAAGTTAAAGCTCTACTGGTATGGCGTGTTTCAATTGAACTTTAACAATGTATTATATTACTGGACACCATTGCCGGATGTTTCAGCAAGGCTACGGATGAATGAGCTCGCCTACAATTTCTTAGCACCACTGAAGATGCAAATTGCATAttgaaatttgagttgattGTATCTTTCATATGAAGGTACAACACAAGACATTGGGATTTGATCTAAAATTGGTAATAGCTTGTGAAAGAGCACACAGTTATTCCTAACTTTGATACAATCATTTTCAGAtactaaattttttaataatcgGTGTGTTCCTTCCAGGCCTCCTACTGTAAATAAGCACATCAATCACGTTTTTCTTGAAAGGTTGTTGACGATTCATGTGGGGacacaaagttgaaaaatgctCAAGTCGGGGGAAAGACCCATTCTTCTAAAGATGAGACCGGTCTCATGCTAGCAACATGTCGACACATGTTTATCTTGAAAGGACTGGACATGAAGAGAGGAGAGATATTCCAGTATCCATAGATACTTCAGGTATCAGTTTGTATTTCATCTATATGTAAAAAGAACTCTCTCCTAACGCTGCAAATCAAAAGTTTAACATGCCATGATcataaaaaaacacatttttgttgtGAAATCCAAGCAAATTGAAGGTACTGCCATTTTCCTAACTTTTTGCtttaaacatgaaatatctTATGGTTCATGGTGCAATTCATTGTTTTTACTTTGTTCTATAGAAACAGTTTCCAACAGCACAGTTCTTTGCCTATGATGTTGCATGTAGGTATTACCCCTGGCTCCAGAAGTTTGATGGGGAAACAGCCAAAAAGCAAACTCCAATGTTATCTGTAATGCATGCTAAATCACACAAGTGGTCATGTCAGGtgattattgttgttatacagtataatatagcaataattcatcaagttttgccaaagCCCTTGTTGGCATAATTTTAAGTTTAACCTCAAGTAGGAAATCCTGATTTCTAAATTTAGTAGATAACTTAGAATAAATACTCAGACATTTGTACGGTGCTTCCAAAAACCTGCATGAAAAAAGTTCTTTTTTGCTTAGTCATAAATAAACTACTGATGTAAGATTTTGGCACAGGCAAAGCGGAAAACCACTTTCACTTCAACAAATGTTACAATGCCACCAGACTCTCTCCCATCCCCCCACAGTGGTTGGCTCAGGCCTTAGCGATGTCAGTTAGTGAATCACATTTTTATAACAATTGTATTTTCAGATGAAATGGAGTGGTAAGGTGGTAAAGGGAGCTGGGAGCTCAACTGGAGAAACCTGTGAACAAGCTAACAGTTACCTTTCACGTTTAGGTCCTGTCACTCGAAACTCTCATTCTGCAGGTGTGTTTTGTAGCATCCCATGACTGACCATTTGATGAATTCCGCATAAGTTATTCAAACAGTTGGCATTGCTAGCACTGACCATTGTCCGACATGGGTTTCACCAACCATTCACCCACTCAACATTCCCAGACAAGCTATATTATCAGGCAAGGGACTTCATATTGTCTAACTCGACCCATGACCCGTGACAAATTCAGGCAACTCAAATGTCAAACTGACAATTACTGCCCTAAGCACCAGAGGTGTTCACCTTTTCTCTGTCACACATTTGAGAAATGCCATTTTGGTTGACTCAAAGTGAGGTGGGTGTTGTTTTGGCATAAGATTATGGTTAATTGTGGATGATAGTTGACCTGAATCTCTTACCGATGTGAGAGTAAGCATCATGTTATTTTGATAGCAGATTCTCATGTGTCTATGAATTGTGTCTGGTCAGGTGTCTGGGACTTTCGTGATTACCAATTTTGACCTACACTGATGTATAACATTGACTGCGGGTGAGACTGGAATGGGGGGAAGGAGGCCAGCAACTTCTCTCAATAGACCGAGTAATTAGACAATGAACTGCTTGACCTCTCAATACATGCAAACTGAGACCCATTTCTGTTGTTATGATGATGTGGTGTATGTTTGGATACCTATCTTTTCATTGTCTGCAATAGTGCGTAGGGAGAGGATAACTCGGAGTGCTAAGTTCTGGAATAGCCGCAAGCTTTCGGAACTTCCAGTTTGGATTGCAGCACAGTTGAGCAAGGTAACAAGGTGTATTTCATTTGAGACTTAGTAATTTGGTAAACAGAATTTTGTGGTATGAGCTTTGCGTCTAAAGAAGAGTATTGGTTACTAACACTTCTATTTCATGTCTAGAAAATGATAAGTGGAAGAAGTTCCGTATCTGAATTTGTTACTGATTGAAATAATTGCTGTGAACCATATCTTCATCCGGGGGAAACAGAACAAATTACCTTGATGCCAGGCATGATCGGCAGAAGCTTGCATCTGGACTCATAACTCAATCAGGCTAACCAATGGGAAGGTTCAACCAATACTTGTATTTTGCAGATGAAGAGAGAAATTAAGGAAATGGAGGAGCAGTTTGTGGTGATGTGTGGAGACTTGAAGAAGAGTGAGgctcagatttaacagctaggAGAGGAATATTCCAAGATTGGAGAAGGTAATAACTACATATGTTGGCATTTGCAATACGGTCCAGTTGGTTGCATTCGTTCAGGGTTCACAGTACAGAAAACCAAAAAATCCAGTGTCCAGTCCCAGTGTCCAGTCCCAGTAcagcaaaaataattattttgctttttttgtagttttcgtaccagtgaaaatgtaaattagTTAATTTTTGGTATTCTTTTCTAGGCGATATAACACCACAGGAGCGGAAGATGGAGGAGCTTGCCTGTCGCTACAAAAGATTAGCATCAAGTATTTTGAGTGACCCAGGTAATAATGTACTTTTTGACAGAAGTTTTAATCCATCGAAATCAGTGGTACACATGCAAACTGATATTCAACATTTTTCATAAGttgccgtaaaacctctaattgaacgctgcctctatttgaacgccacctttatttgaacgccatctccaATTGACCGTCACCCTGagaaaaagattgaaaaatagaccgccactctccaattgaacgtcacctccatttgaccgccactttgacctCATTTGATCTTCACGAGCCATAATAttaactgatcagtagaaaagtgtccacaaaaatgtattaataatgaatcgtttgtatcaataataattaattctctcattattcaatttcaaagcttttcgtgacttttttcgttaaaactttgaacactacaccatagaaataatcaataacgatCTCAGGCTAGAAGTAGTTATCTGTTTAACGAGTTTTTTCTACTTCGAAGAAGTCTTCATATAAAAAcggcttaaatttacaatagtagatgaactttcaatgcaacgctatagaaataattactgtctcaagctaatagtTGTTCCTTGTTTGATGCGGCCGAGCTACTTCGATCTAAGATTACGTTTACTAAGCAAATTTTACGCGTTGTGTTCGTGCTTAATGCAGCGCgttaaaaatatgataaaaagttgttgGGATGTtagtatcgactagttcagcagtgcaaaagaagagttgaggtcagaagatattgtagaaggtattggacaactaaaatatgttcgttccatcaaaagcaacaatcagaacgcagctatccgagcaaacgatggaaatatttttgtgttaaaaacgttaatttttgtttctgcatgtaatataagtataattcgtttatgtcacttgttcataaatatttgtatcatttgatagattgttattgaataatttattaatatgcAGGtctatagcatgttatttaattaaTTGCGTCCATgcagctatcttaacacggcttacgaTAGATCGATGCTcgtaactccacttctattgcacataaaagttAGTTTTGTATGTTCTCGAAGTACATTTATTAAGCGATCTTTGACAAATTAGAggcaagttagcagatttattgcatccaaaaggtttaatatcgctacactggaaaaagagagcaaaatgtAGGCGACATTTGTTTCGCCCACACTAGTGCTAAATTTGCCTTCCGAAAAttttgacgagccatttgaaacaTACACCGCCAGCCTATATTttaacgccgcctccaattgactgccaccttAAAAGAAGAGCGCCATGCcgttctattagaggttttacggtatgttgaGCTGCCTACCCTTGACTGTGAGGGTAGGTCTCAAGCCATGTTTAGTTCAAAAAGTTAGCCAATAACTCCACTTTCTCAAAGGACTAGACCTCCGTCATGTGCAGCAGTGaatctacaaaaaaatatttccgGCCCAAACATCTACTTTAAAGCCTGGAACAACGATTACTAACGATTATTATCATGAGGAGCTGAAAAATAACCTTGGCTTCCCCGGTCAAAGCTTCTGCTGGATctacagacaactccaatggCTGCgttgaaaaactgtttttactcTCCACTTAAGCTATAGATATTGTTATTGTTCCAGACTCTTCCAAGACCAGAAAGAGACACAGGGACATGTTGACCAAAGTCAAAGGGCAGTTTGAAAGTGAGGTGGACAAGTATCTGTCAGGTAATCATTGTGgtaaattttatatcaaaatgttTGAGTTTTAAGGAAAATTAGCTAGTTAGTACAATGTTAGTACCCTAGGCTAGCtgtactaacataggctactctaggttatctgtactaacataggctacCCTGGCTTACTTGTACTAACATAGGCTGCCCTAGGTTATCtgtactaacataggctactctaggttatctgtactaacataggctacACTAGGTTACCTATATTAGTATAGGCTACCCTAGGTTACTtgtactaacataggctactcTAGGTTAGATGTACTAGTATAGGCTACCCTAGGTTACTTGTACTAACATAGGTTACTCTAGATTACCTGTACTAACATAGGCTATTCTAGGCTACCTATATTAGTATAGGCTACCCTAGGTTACCtgtactaacataggctactctaggttagatgtactagtataggctaatgtttttttgtgtttgtaaaaATGAACTAATTTTTCAGGGATGATCAGTCAAAAATAGACGTTATGGTCTGTGAAGCATGTTCGTGGTCTTGTTGGCGGGAGCCTCAACAGCTGGTCCAGTATGGATTTTGGCCTGTTGACGTTGAGGGAAGAGCTTACTTCAACTTTAGTTTTCTTCTGAGTGCTTCAATAAAAACTGACGGAATCAAATGCTTCACTCTTGCAGCACTTCTCACCATCTCTAAGCCTCAAAAGTCTGTTAGATTCCGTCAGTTTTATCTCATCCTTAGATGGCGAGGTATTACATCTGATCTGGGGAGACTGCAGAACTTGTTAATAGCTACGTGTTTCGATTGGGAAAATTAACAAGACACATGACATCAGATGGTGAGTTTATTCAGTGagcactattttatatattgtcaaGGGAGGTATTTTTTAGGCCTTAACTATCGGGTAAGCTAATAACTTACCCGATAGTTAAGACCTATCTGGTAAGTTATTAGCTTTGCATTTGACAATGTTAAATGTAGTGTACCACTGTGATATGTTTTATAACTTGGTTAATGACAATATACATTGGTGACTTTGGCGCCTATCTAAGTCATGACAATGAAAGTTATATAATCTCACAAGTGCCAACTTGTCAATGGTATGACTTCCCAATTTACTCTCTTGTTTCAAGGTAGACGGAGACGCTTGGAGCAAGGGGCAGCTTTTTGGAATCTTCGAAAGTTTGTCAATCTGCCCAAACAGATATTTACATCTCTTTCCAAAGTATGTAGAAACAGCAATCAGAGGATGAAATCGTACTGTTCCCTAGGTTCAATTTGTTTTAACTATTGACAAAAAGCCAAGTTTTCTCAATAAATAATTGGCTTCATTGCAGTTATACAACAAGTGAAGAATTATAGTGCCGAGTACGTCTCGTTTTAGACCAAGAAACAACTACCCATTCTAGAGGCACAAGTGGATGCACACTGCCACTCATTTGGGTTAACTTTAGCTGAACTTGAGGCCAGAGCAATCCTTGTTGCCAAGCCGCCACCAAGTGAGTTTTTTACTTATACTATTTCCGCATGCTTAGAGAATAAATGATTGCTTTTCTGTGTCAATTAGCAGTGCATGATTTGTATTTCATGATAATGATCATAATAATATGAGTATAATGAGGCTCTGATGCAAAGATGAAATGTCGAGATTTACGTTTTATAGTAAAAGATGCTCATATTAGTTTATAGTAACAACTAGCTGTGcccctggcgttgcccgggtattaaaaatcagcttataaacaatgaggagtgatgagagttgcctgccactttgctattagcctggcacactgccactgaaaaattcaataaaGCCTTCtaataagcgctaggcttctaatgacggtatgCCATGATGTTGCGTCAGCATTTTCCAGCTGTAGCTATTTTAATAATGGCAGTTataataattgctatagccggaatgacacacatgcatactttgagaaatatgcaTATAGATATATGATTAGAATGTTGTGATTGATACATTGTGTTATTTTTCAGAACCAGATGACATACAAGGTGTCTTAGAAGACCTAAGAGTCAATATCCTGCGGAAAGAAGATGTTCTTAAGAAATCAGGTAGGTTTGTCAGGTGATCTCTCTgaaaaaactatcaaagttgaaaTGTTTTCTATGTATTGTGTTATCGAAAATgtaattgctgtttatattaacaGAGAGTGGAAAATTTGCACAGAAATTAAGATCGTGCCTGCGTGCAAACCATTGCAGCTATAAGAAAAAGTCTTTAGAGTACAGCAACCTCCATCCAGAAACAACAACAGATGAGCTGCAAAGCTGTTTGAAGTCAGGGTTATTCCCATCGGCAGTTGTCCGTGGAGGTaagttttttcatgaaatatcaaGTACCCGCAACAAATCTAGACATTCCTTGTTCAATTTTTACACATGAAAACCCTATATTAACAGGCCATGCTGATGTCACATTTTAATGTTTCAGATATAACCTTCTCACAGGATGTTCTTAAGGCAGTGGAGAGCTATCAATTGTGGCAGTGAACTCTAGAAGAAATCCCTATTTTagagcaggaaatgcatacgaTGATAAGAACAATATGTGAGTTTCTTATCGTGTTTGTAGATGCTTAATATGCATGATATAGTATCAATAGTGATGTCTTAGTGGTTTTTAGCAGGTCCATTCTATAACAAATTGTCTACAACATCACGTTTAAACATAAGATACTTTTTAAGTATTTAGTTGAATTCTGAGTTCAGATTTCTGGCTAATTTGGTTCTCTTCATTTTCAGTCCAGCAACTTGATACATGCAAGGGAGAAGAGGCcatattttttcaaaacatgGTCGAAAAATCCTCTGTTTTCTTCTCTGAGGAAGTTGAGGTACGTACTATTAAATTGAGGAAGAACAGTATCGCAATAGTGATCAAGCTTTTGCCAATCACTGTTTGCCAGTCAGCAACAACATTTCATATTGCAGAAAATGGTAGATTCAAGAAACGTCCAGTATTATTTGATGCCATGAATGATGATTTACCTGGCTGGATCGAGAAAACTCAACCTGTCTATTTCATtcattgaattattttattgttaggaTATGCAGCTAGCCGTGTCACTATGCCAGGACTTAGATGTATCTGATGATGACGAGGACGACGATGACTCTGACGGAAGTCTTTGTGGGGAATAAAATGCCATGATTTACATttgaagacctcaacggaagaaTGATCAATGTCACAATTGCTCAAAATtgagatatagccattttaaagtttacaaactttttttagAAAGAATTACAACTTAtatcatagaaactttttagcTATTGGTTAATAAGGATGTTACCTGGAAATGTGATCAACAAAGAGGCGGTAGACATAGTTTGGGGTGGCACAACTTTGTGGCCAGAACTATTAAGAGAACATAAATctagaattttgaaaaaatgtgacattgatcgttcttccATTGAGGTCTTCATGTATGCTGATCTACTTTCTGTATTACTTTCCATGCTGATCCtcacaaaacaatattataacaaagtatattaatttatttttcaacaataaaaGAAATCTTTTGTACAACCTTCAGTATATGTTATGTGGTCAGCCAGAATAAATTGGACAACCTCTCTCAGGCGAGTCTAGGCCATGCGACAATAGGTGAGAATGTCATAACAAGCTAGTCAGGAACCTAGTTTTAACTGATTTGATACTTTTGGATATAGGTGAGAATGACAAAAAATGCATTGCAATGAGCCTCCTGTAtccattatataaaatattctactatgacaggcaacacaaggtggagataaatcctaaataTCTTTTACTGTTTACATAAGAACTAAGGCAATTGTAGcaatattgaagtaatattcagtgTTAACATGGCTCAGCAGTAtaaataccaagtttttatacacgtggcctaaaaatagtaaaaattcaTTCTCACAAAACTGTTCAGGGCAACAtgagtaaataaaataataggtTTCCACAAGTATTGTGATTTGTATGGAGAAGCAAGTCCGGCACCTAATTTTAACCATTTCGATATCTCAGGATACAGGTGAAAATGACTAAAATACATTTCAATAAGCCTCCTGTATCTGCTGAgtcgaattattaaaatattcaactatgacaggcaacacaaggtggagataaatcataaatatattttactgtctaCATAAGAACTAAGGCA
Above is a genomic segment from Watersipora subatra chromosome 6, tzWatSuba1.1, whole genome shotgun sequence containing:
- the LOC137398707 gene encoding uncharacterized protein isoform X1, whose translation is MTSDGRRRRLEQGAAFWNLRKFVNLPKQIFTSLSKTKKQLPILEAQVDAHCHSFGLTLAELEARAILVAKPPPKPDDIQGVLEDLRVNILRKEDVLKKSESGKFAQKLRSCLRANHCSYKKKSLEYSNLHPETTTDELQSCLKSGLFPSAVVRGDITFSQDVLKAVESYQLWQ
- the LOC137398707 gene encoding uncharacterized protein isoform X2 translates to MITMYFALHIYLQMYNVRPEVIDCVMREWKRLEELAMSEEHNLIQCPACSTKPHTINVDGNSKLYRYNKAGGVTEIDYKSELILDSTDVDKEVDKLRGSKSGTAVQEVVDDSCGDTKLKNAQVGGKTHSSKDETGLMLATCRHMFILKGLDMKRGEIFQYP